TTGTAATTGGTGATCAGTTGTGTTCAGGCCCATGCCCTGACAAGGTTATGGTACCTCTGATGTTCGGCATCATAGTATTATTTACAGGTTGGTAGCTTCACTTTGCAAGAGGCTTCGAGATTATGGAGTTGTCAGAGAGGTCTCAGGCAGGAGGTTGCAGGGGGGGGGGGGCAGGCGGGGAAGTGATAATATTTTTGGCTGCGAGATATACGGTATTTACGCTGCAGATTTTGTTATGTAATTTTCCGCCAGCATATCTTTGAAACTCTGCCAGGTAATGGCTCTTGAAAAGTTAATTTGGCCGAAAATCATGGCAACAAAGAGCCTCCCAGCTTGCAGCCCTTTGTTGCCATAGTTCTCTTCACTCTATGCCGTACGTTTGGTGATTTCGATCAGGTGATAACCAAACTGGGTCTTGACCGGACCAAGTACCTTGCCGATCTCGCCACTGAAAACCACCTCGTCAAATTCTTTGACCATTTGGCCAGGGCCGAACGAGCCGAGCGCACCACCGGAGCGGCCGGAAGGACATTTTGAATGTTCGGCTGCGGCGGCAGCAAAATCGAGGCCCCCCTCGATCTTTGTTTTCAGTTCGATACAGGCCTCTTCGGTAGGGACCAGAATGTGACGTGCTTCAGCTTGAGCCATGTTAGTTCTCCTCTTGGAATCGGAATGTTTGAAAAATTAGGGGTTATCTAATACCTTGTTTGGGGCTTTGTGGTCAACTCGTCCGGCCGCGTCAATGAGCCGCCTGGAGATCAAGGAATGAATACAATCCTGTTACACGACGAAGACTTTATCAGCGATAATCGGGTGACACTCACCGGACGGAGGCTGCAACATGTGCTTGAGGTGCATCGCGCTCAGATCGGCGATAGTCTGCGCCTCGGCAAGTTGGGTGGTTTGATGGGTGAGGGG
Above is a genomic segment from Geopsychrobacter electrodiphilus DSM 16401 containing:
- a CDS encoding peptidylprolyl isomerase; protein product: MAQAEARHILVPTEEACIELKTKIEGGLDFAAAAAEHSKCPSGRSGGALGSFGPGQMVKEFDEVVFSGEIGKVLGPVKTQFGYHLIEITKRTA